The Coffea arabica cultivar ET-39 chromosome 10e, Coffea Arabica ET-39 HiFi, whole genome shotgun sequence region TTTTGAGCAGAAGAATCGGTGCCGACGGGAGCGGATGTCATGTTAGAGTTCTTAGAGTCGGAGAAGTTAAGGTTTTGGGTCTGATCTAAGAGGCCTAAACGCTCGTCTTCAGGGAGACGGGACTGATCAGCAGCAGAAGGATAGTGAATGTTTTTGTGagattttccaaacttttccatGTGACTTTCAACTTAAAGTAAAAGGAGTTGTTGCCAAGGCCCCAACACACACGTCTCTAGATTATTCAACTAAAGTCAGAATTGAAAGTATATTCAAGGGGATTGATGGATGAGGTGTTGAGAGATGGAGCATTAAATTAATGGCGCTTTGAGCACCGCCTTTGGGTTTGTGGGGTTCTACTTCTGGCGTTGTGGGCGGTATACTATTCATTGATCATTGACTGTTGCAGGAGGAGGGGAGTTGGCAGTAGATTTGAGTTTTGAGGCAGGGAGAGTGAGAAACCCAAGAAGATTTGGCTGAAATGGCTCGGTTTTCATCAGAGACAGGGAAGGGAGAAATAGGCAGGCAGATCAGAAGATTGGGATTTGGGGTGGATCCCTAATGGTACAGGTGTCCATGGACAACGCAATTACAATTACGTTTGGACTTGACATTCTAAGGGAGGGAAATGGAGTACATATTCGGACGCAACAACGCAAGTAAATTGTTCCGTTCAAACGGAGCACATATTCACACgctagccaaaaaaaaaaggtttttggCGCCCCTTGAGCTCTGAAAATGCTCCTACTATTTCTTCTATGCTTCGTTTTATGTAATGATGATATTTATTGTGCTGTGCTGGACTCTGTCTGTTTGTTTTTGCTGGTTTGCGACCTCGAGACGGGATCTTATCTTTTGGAGCAATTGCGCCTTGTTTTATGTTTCGAACTTGCTGCTTGTTCTTTTGAGTCAAAACCATTCCTCTTCATCGACTGAATGCTCTATATAATCTGCTTCTATCTCAATTAGTCTCTTTTTCATTGCGATTTCACACAAAACCTAATCTAGCTTCcattccaaaattttaatttagccTCGAATGCATTTGAATGTTACAGGAACACACCCTTCAATTTCAATTACAGTGCAGACTGTCACCCTTATCATCACCCAAACTTTTTGCAGTACATTTATTGATTCTGGTCAGTTCTTTAATAAGCCACAAACTTGGAAAGAAGAGCAAAGAGAAACGCACCATTAACTCTAAGCACTTGCgctaaaacaaacaaaaaaaaaaaaaaatggtgaaagaCAGCAATTTCATCCACTAAATCATTTGCCAAACACTCCATGCCACTCTTCTCTGAACTTttggagctttttttttttttatagcggCGGATGATTTGCAACTTTTGCATCTCCGTGGATAACGAGTCGAGTGGTTTGCCAATTTTTTGCGTGTAAAAATGTTGGCGGCGTCGAGTGTTATGGTACTGAAGAAGCTCAGAGCTTCCCCCGTGGAGGCCAATTGTGTGCTTTGTCCGCCCCAACATCAGGTGCGTGGAGGGAGGCCTCCCCAGGATTCGAACCCTGGTCCTTGTATATAAGGGTTTTGGGGTTGAAGTCCTGGTACCACTTGGGTAGGGGGAGGCCTCCCTCCACGCACCTGATGCTGGGACGGACAAAGCACACAATTGGCCTCCACGGGGGAAGCTTCCGAGCTTCTTCAGGTACCATGTTCAAATAACAATCTATGCAAAAGAATTTATGTCGCTATTCCATTACATGAGCTGCCATGAACTGTACAAGATGAGTACGCTCCTAGCATTCGTTTTAGTccaaactccagcaaaaaaatataaagcaaaGGGAATAATGGGAGCAACAAACAAAACCATAATGTTCGAGAGCTTTTAATGTCTTATAATCgccattttgttttgttttgttttgttttgtttgcttGTGAGACCCTTAAGTAGCATAGTGGTAGTAGTTTGTCAAATTGTTGGTTGATGCCTTGATTGATGtctaaaagcaaataaacagaTTGGTTGGTTCACGTTTTGACGATAGTAGGTTTTATGGTCAAAACAGtggttttgattttttattctttattgTTGTTATTATAATTAGTGTTTTGGTGCATGCCATAACTGAACTGTCAAGTCTCACGTTGATGGGCGGATAACGGACCGAAAGCAGCAGCTACTTACAAGAGTCGGAGTCCTACGTGTGGTTTCAATTCCGCGACCGCCGTTTTCGAGCTTCCGCGTTTTTCTTATTAGCCCTACTTTTGGACAAAGATGTCCAGCTGCGAGCCTCATTGTCACTGAGTGGTGACTCCTGTTGCGTTTTGGACAGCCCAAGTCCAGACATCCCACTGTTGAGCGGGCCCCACCCAAACCAACCCGACATCTCCGCCTGTATTTCTATCACTTCACCtgcccttttccttttttgttttaccttccttttttttaaaaccaaaaaaaaaaaaaagacatgggCTTGGCAGTCTGGTAAGCGGAAGAAATAATGAGGAGAATAAGGTATGGTAATAAGTTTACAACGTTAGCAATTGATccactttccttttttttgaaaaaaaaaaaaaaaatttgcttacAGCAACAAATTGAAAAGACCAAAAAACGTTTAGCCCTTCGTAGCGTTTTAGATTTATACATAATTCAAGTGTCTCTTTGCTAGCAATTGAttcttttcctttcactttCCAATTGTACGCTTGCTTCCCTAATTCACGATATGGTCCAACTTTCAATTCAAAGTTTTCTACTTCAAGAGCTGTGCTTGATTTATTCTGCAAGTTCATTACGAAAGATAATTTGTATTCTAATTCTATTGTTGTTTAAAATTACACAATGTACCAACCATTGTTGCgggaaaatcaacccaaatttgGTTGctggaaaatcattaaaaacaGAATATTATTGTTAACTTCTTCCCATTCACTTGTATTCGTAATGATTAGATGTGTTCGTGCTTTGCCATTTTATAGAAATGTGATCGCTACATTGATATACAATATTCCATTCCTCTTTAAAAACTGAGGTAGACCAAAGGACAAGCAATAATGCGCAAATGAAATCCGAAGCATAACAGTAGTGACACCATGAAAAGTTTCCGTGATTGAGACCAGCAATGGACGGCGATGCAGAAGGCTTCCTCTACGCTCTTAGTCCTGTTCCAAGACTATACCGCATCAGTGAGCACTTCATCGCAGAAAAACTACACCTActtgtgattttctttttttttttctgagtaCTAAACTTGGAAGAGAACTAGTACACGTTCCAAATGGACTATACAGCAATGTTCCATACCTTACGACAAGGTACGTTCCAACTACTCAAAGAGAACAACGGGGCGAAGGGGAAAAAACACGAAGATTTGCGAAAAGAAAGGGGTCAGCTTCCATTAATCATCTGTCGAGGGTTCCGACCCGTTAGATATGCAATCGCTGGTGTAGAAAATTCTTTTGGACAAAATTGCTTCTTCTGCTTCCACTCGCTCTTATGCCGCTCAGCAGCTGGGGGAACACTTCCGCCTCTTCTGCAACTCGGGCAAGCAACATGCAGCATTTTCACTTTCTTGCCTGTTCAGCCCAATACATCCATGAGCTGATAGGGTTCTCCAAGGCTTTTCCTTTTGGGGGCCCGCTCTTCTTGAACAACCTAGGCTCAATAAGTAAATTTTAGTAGTCTAACAGTCCTGAAAATGGAGAAGTAAGGGAGGCATTATACCCTATTTGCCATGTCTTGTAAGATTTCAACAATCTCGGAGAACTCTGGCCTTGAGGATGGATCTTGCTGCCAGCATCTCTCAAGTAATTCCACTACCAAGGGATGAGTTTGCCTTGGTATGGAAGGCCTTAGACCCTAGAATCCCCATCACAAAGAACAGCCACCCAAAAGTTAACTAAAATTCTTGATGGATCCTTCCATTTAAGAAATATGCTCTTCATGATGAAAACAACCATTCAACTTCTGAAGGTACTTGTTGAGCAATGATATGTCAATCAACGCTAAGGTTTATAACATAATGGAACATGACATTCATCGATTAACATGGTGACAGACATGGAATCCGTAGTAGTTGTAGTTCTCTTCACTatttgaggaagaaagaaaaaagtctATATGAGCAATGCAGACTGCTGGGCTGAGGGTGGATAATAATCTCATCACGTCTAAGAAATTACCTTCTGGACCACACCAACTGCTGCTTGTAATGGGGTCATATGCTCATAAGGAAGCTGGCACATCAGAATAAATGATCATTGATACATGGAAATCATATATCTACAATCTAAATGGGAATCATCACCTATGTTCCAAGAGTTGAGTGAAGAAATCATTTTAGACAATCTTCCATATGACTTAGTTAGAGAACCAAAAACATTGTAAACTGCAACAGAGTAGGACCTTTGTTGTCAGCAGCTCCCAAAGAACTATTCCAAAGCTGAAAACGTCAGCCttatgattatatggcttgtgtTCAATAACCTTCaagaatcaaaacaaataagcaGAATGAGAGCCAACCATATACGACTGAATTGTGTAAAGTACTAATGCTGACAGTATACTAGGATGGTACTTCCTTGACTATCGATTTCAGGTCACATATAATTTGTAAGGGAAATAATCTCTAAATACTATCAAGCTTCATGAAAATAGTGAGTCATAACTCAAGAATGAACTGTGTTATCAACTAATATTGGAagagctcaaaaaaaaaaaaaaaaaaaactaacattGGAAAAGGTAATTGTGTTTCCACAGAATTCAAAGTAGAGAAGAAAGTTGACCTCAGGAGCCATCCAGCGATATGTTCCTGTCTCAGCAGTCATGACACCAGATTGAACTTGCACTCTAGCTACACCAAAATCAGCGATCTTAACTACCTGTCAGTTCATACACGCACACACATACAAAATCCCGTCAGCAACTAAAACCTATCCACAAGCTTGATACAACTATTATTCAGATGATGAAAACATTCAAGCAAGCACAAACATATCTTACATTTCTATGAATTATTAATTTGAAGAAGTAAACTCAGGAAGAAAACCATTATAGCTAGATGTAATTGGCGTTTAGAATGCAGAGACCATAAAACATCCATCTAAAAACAATAATTCATTTACTGACAAACTGGATTCTCTTTTTACTTTCGATTAGAAAATGAAAAGCAAAAATCATCTGAGAAAAACAAAGTAATCTTCATGATCCTTACTTCATTCTCATCCAAGAGAAGGTTGGCTGCCTTAAGGTCTCTGTGGATTACATTATTCTGGTGCAAATAGCTCATTCCTCTTGCAACAtcaacagcaactttgagtATGGCAGGTAGCTTGAGGACACCATTCTGTTTATGCAGGAGATCATAGATGCTTCCTCCATGCATATATTCTGAGAACAAAATCAAGAAAGAGAACCAGATAAGTAAGGCTTCCATGATGGACATCCTCAACAAACACAGATAGAAGTATGATTGGAAAGGTGGACCTTGACACCGAATAAGGATAAACAAAGAAAGAAGTAATTAATCAAATAAATGTTCACAAGATCCATTCTAAATCAGAGCAGGATTTACCAGTTACAATGCACAAGAGTGGAGGTCTTGTACATGCACCAATAAACTGCACAACATTCTTGTGCCGAACTTTCCTTCAAGTACAGAATTACTGGGTTTAGATTGGAGAATCAACAACATAGATGATGGGATcacaatatataaataaatcagCAATATGGTTATATTCCAGTATACCACATAGAGCTGGAAAGGTATGCTTCTGCTAATTGAGATATAACTATATTTTAGTGTTTCTGTAAGTCATGACCATGGAGAAATAATTCTGCTTGGTACAAAACAAAATGCTTCTCTTTGCTAGAACATAATCACTTAGTGCAAACATTGAAAGCGATAGTCACCTTTCATGTTACTTTCATTATGTATTGATTCTTCTTTAGCAATCTACCAACTTATTTCACGCTAAAAACATCCAAGGTAAATCTTGAATGGCAACACGTAGCAATCTTGAAAATTCATTTAAAGCAAAAGTATCACAAAGCAGCTCTGCAGAACATcattagaaaaatttatttctaGGGAATTAGCAGCAGAAATTGATGAACCTATAACAGTCCCAAATTTAAATCAGCAAAAGCCAACCATCACGAGGAAATTTTATGTCTAGGGAATTAGCAGCACAGATTCATCAACCATTGGGAAGGGTCCCAAATTTGCAGGATGCAAAACATTCGTGCATCAAGGACACCATGGGACATTTCTTTCACAAAAATGTTCAGCCAAACTAGGTGCACATCAGctactttattttttctttagttGTCTGTTAAGAATCATTTCACCATGTTAGTAGGTTGCAGACTAAGATCAATATTTATTGGACAGGTGTTTATTCTGTGGTAAACACAGATATTACCACAGAATACCTTGTCATTGAAGAGATCACAGCAACAGCATATAATGAACTCAAGAAAATACACTTGTTGAAAAGCGTGGAGGGACTTGAGATAAAACAAAAGCTTCTCTATATTATCCAACAAAACTTAGATATACAGCCAAAAGAATTGCACATAGTGAAGAAAATGAACCTCAAAATGTAGACTTCTTGAGCAAATTCTCTTTGTACTGTTTCAGTTAAGTGCTCAGCTTTAAGAACTTTGATTGCCACATCCTGACCATGAAAGATGCCCTTGTATCTGTTTGGCATCAAAAGATTATATTTAAAGGAAACTAATGGATTAGCAGAACTATACTTTAAATAGCATAGCACTCACAGATCACCATTTGATCCTGTGGCAATTTTATGCTCAAATTTCAGCAGCTTGGCATCGATTTCCCAGACATCACTATCATCAATTGGTATGTTGACCTCATCTGGGAGAAGTGCAATCTTACTATGCCCCAACTTTACACGAGAAGGCAACATTTCTGGATTTAATCCAGAATATTCCTGCATTGTACTTGAAAAGTATGTTAACTGGAAAACAGTCCAAAACAAGTTCTAATGAATCAAGTTACCTCGATCTTTGGAATTTCTTTCTCTAATACTTTTACGAGCTGGTCTGTTCCCTAGCAAAATATTTGCAGCAAGCAAGAAAGTCAACTTGTGGAGAAATGAATAATATAGCACCAAAAATATTAGGGCTTTAAAACAATGATCTTAAAATTCTACAAGATAATTAAAGTTGTAATATTGAGGTATTAATATAGCAGTGCAAGATCCAATGACAAACTCAAGGTCCACACATGCTGTTGTACATGCTATAGCAGCTAACATTTAACCAAACTTTGATCAAACTAAGCACTAGAACACCGAATGAAAGAGTGTATATAATGCTGAAATTCTTCCTTCTGATAAAATGCTATTCTTTTACGTCCTTATTCCTCCTCTCCTACAAAATAATTACCTTGAGGACTAAAATTCTACCGTCACCCGCCTAAATTAAGAAGAATGTAATGCAAGTCATGcattggttatttgattgcttcAGTAAAAGATTTGTAATCAGCCTCATTCCCAGCTACCTGATGCATATTCTCTGACCATATAGCTTCAGAGCATCAACCTTTTTGGAACACGAGTAAGAGTAAATACAGCAGAGCTTCCATCAACCTGAAGATCAGCTGGCTAAAAGGCTTGAACGCACAGGAAATTTCCAAATCCTTCCATTACAAACTACATATATGAAGCTGGAGCATCTAATCACGAAAACATTACCCTAGGGTACAAAAAATGATGCAGTGGATGTTCAAATTTCCATGTATAAAAGCATTAAAGCAATAGCCAAAAGTCTAATACTTGCGATACATGTTATAACTTATTGCACGTATTGCTTTGACATGGACATGGAAAGCTGCTGATACAGACGATACATGCATGTTAGTCACAGCAAACCACACCACCAAATTTACAGTCTGCAAAGGTTCTTCATGATCTCATACACAATAAATCGTACTTCTCATGAAGAATAGCTACATAAACAggtaaaaaacaaaacacaTACCTCATAGGCCCAACCATCAACAACAAAGACATCCAAGGAGTAGCCATCTGATGTCGAAAATGCATGAGCTTCTTGAATGTTCAGCCCAACCTCAGAAAGCAAGGAAGTCAACTGAAAATATAGATATACAAACTCAGATAAAAACTTAGTTACAATCATTTCACGTAAAAGCAAAAAGATCAGTAGAgaggagaaggaagaaaacaagaaagtgGATGAGGTCACTCACGCGACTGAGGAGTTTTGGCTTGTCATTTGTAGAAATTGTAACTTCGTGCAGAGGACTGCAAGGATTTAAAGATCAATGTGACAAAGATGCTAATAAAAATCTGCCCAGAATCCATAAGATGTTCTCCCTGGAAAAGTCATCAGgtgacaagaaagaaaaagaatagcTCAATGAGGCCCAAACCTTTCAGAGTATTACCGATATAAGTGTGAATGTCCACTCACAGAACTATCTCCATGTTGAATAAAAGCCCTGTTTGCTTCTTGTGCAAATTCAGAATTAGATGACAAGTTGAAAGCCGGTGGAGGATGAAGTCTACAGATCAGGGCAACCAACTTCTGTCAGATAAAGAGGGGTCAATCACAGTTAGTACATGGTCATGGTGTCTCTACCTGCAAGGATGATTGTACTTCTGAACACTTTTTGTGAAGCTTGAATGAACTGAATCATCAGCATTTCCATCAGAGAAAGGATGAACCTATATGAAAGATAAAGTTAACTGATATTTTGAACCTTTGAACAAGTTAAAAGTACATAGCCAATTTTGATCGAAACACAAAGAAATACCAAAGATTGCACAGATTTAAAACACACACATATGGTTTAACTAACAAATGCCATCGCAAGACAAGATATGCAACAGTTAATTTAAGCAGCATATATCTTGGATTAAGTAGGACGGTACTCTAGAGCAGATTTACTAGGCCACGTGCCAGTGTCCAAGATAGCTCATAGACAACAGTGAATAGAGATTGACATatcagaaaaaataaaaataataaaattgtacAAATTTAGCGTGTAATCATGTTTGTTGCACTTCCTCAATGCATAAAACTTTCGTAAATCAGAGGTTAAATCAGTTGATTGTGGCGGAGAACTCTGAGCCAAATAAAACACCATGTAACTTTCACTTCTAATATGAGTTAAACAATCTGTGTAGGAAAAGATTTTCCAAAAGACTCTGGCCTTTTCTGGGACAGTCTGAACAAAAGCTATGATAAAAAAGATTAAGTGAAGATGGCTCCAATTTGGTACCTGCACAAGGCGGACTTCAAATGCTGGCCTGGTGTTAGGGTCATGTGCCAAATGAAGCAATTTCTTGTGCACAAGGACATCTTGTGCCCTTTCAGTATTTACATCCAAAGCATAACTGCAGTATCCAAAAGAACAAATCAGCAGCAGAGCAACCTACCCTTTATCCCAGCCCCTATTTCGTTAAAAACACTCTATCTCTTCCAGATACGAGATTTCATGTGAACGGTtcactcaaaatttcaaatcatTAAGTTTAATTAGCAAGTTGCTCCTGACAAATTAAACTGAAATTGATTATCAATTCAAAACCATGCCTATTGTCTCTTTCAACTACAGTAGTTGCACTACAAAACGTCTAATCCACGAGCAGAATCATATATTTTCGCAGAGCAACTACTATGCAGATGAAGACTTTAGTTAACGCAAGCAAATCCATGATAACGACATATTAACAGCGCGTCTCTCACACAGCTATTACGAAGATAAACAAAGTAGATGGCGATGAAATCAACTAGCCTTgaccaccaatgtttggtggtTGTAACGAATTAAGGTCGAATCTAACACAAGGAACTCGCCTTCTAGACTTAAATCCTCACcgtttttaccctttttttttaaaaaaaattttgctaatGTATTCGGCGATCACCACACCAAAACTCCAAATTAAACAACTTAAAAGCCTCAAAACTAAGTACTTCCTACTGAATTAAGTATAATTCAACTTAATCATCACCAATCCAATGAAGGAGCAACAtgcagaaagaaaaaagagaagacgGTATATGCGGTACCGAAGAGGAAGCCTAGTGAAGTGATTCCAGAGCTCATCTTTAAAACCAGGCCGGCTAACTTCTTCGACTTCGGACTCCTCAAGTCTTTGGAGAACGTCGTGGTAAACCTCGACCTTGAGACGCCGTTTCCGACCGGGACTCGGCGAAGATTCTGATGCTCTGCTGCTGCAACTCTCCGTATCTTCCATATCGAGTTGGGATGGGAGTTCACCACCGCTATAGAGTCATcacaccaacaaaaaaaaaaaaaaaggccagcATCAGAATGTGCAAATGGATCCAGATTCCCTACCGagtaataaataaattaatccGGTAATTGACCAGTGTAATGCATACTGCATAGCTAAGAAAGATagaggaaagagagagagagagagagaaaggaaagaaaatactACTAGTACCACTAAATAAAGACTGAGAGGAGTTGTTGGAGTTTACCAGTTTGTTTTTGGTATTACCACATATTGTGTAGCATTATACTAATTTTTATACTATGGGAGTGGTAGTAGAAGTAGAGAGAGAGTTTGTTTATGACCGCTTGCATGCATTGAAAGCGAAAAGCAACGAAGCAAAAACAAAATTGCAGACTTGGCTGTGTATCGACGTGGATTCAACCGATGACGCGAAGCTTTGCTCATAtcaccccccccccctcctcccTCTGCCCTGTCCCTCGCATTTTACtattgtattattattattattcttctTTTACTGTTAGTAACTAGTACTCCGTAGAGTATTATCTTATTATGGACCCGTAAATATCACTTGAAATTCTCgatgacatgttttctatgccaattCAATGTCACCTATAATATTGCGACAAGTATCctattattatttacacttataATTTAACTTAATTTGGTTTAAcacaagtgtaaataataacaggacactTGGCACAATACTATAGGTGACATTGGgttggcatagaaaacatgtcaccgaggatcccaGGGACGTAAATATGTCCAGGCCACCattattataaaaataaaatacgaCCACTAACTACTCTACAACCTcttgaataaatatttatttatttatatgaataaatcttatgtatattgataatatatatgttATCACCATCGTTGGGTTGGATTTATGATACGATACGtgtataaaaattaaatttaaattttacataattattatttatttaatgctGACTGACAGTATAGACAATGTCAatataaaaaagattaatttatacttgtattttttattatagtaTAATATACTAATAAAAAGGAGGTGGGACACAGACTGGGGCCTGGACTCATTTCCAATCTCATCCAATTGGCGCGATTCCATTCTTGTAATGTCGTAACCTGCTGCTTATTGAATCAAGCCAAGGAATGGATAATACTACTAAAATACAGATTGAATTGTAAAAAGAACTTTGGCACGTTCTAAGGGAGATGTAACGCTTACACTGACTAGTACTGTGATGAAATCATGAAATAAAAGAGTTTTTGACTATGGAATTGTAGTAAtaatttcaatcactttttctaaaaaataataattaaaaaaaaaaaaagcatctcACTACTACGCTACACTGAATGGTGCTGCCATTAATCATTCAAGATATGAGCAGTTACATCCTAAAGCAATCAACTGCCACGCGCTTCCACAACGTGGAACTTGAGATTTTAGGGAGGGCAAGCCAGACTCATGAAGCATATACTCGCTTGACTTGAGTGAGGCGAGGGGGCATTCTTAGATTTTTATTAAataatttaaaacaaaaaatctttttcttgaggcaaaatttaatatttttaaggaTACAATAATGGTAGAAAAATTTAACCTGAACTTCCAAAATTCTAGAGGGGACAAAGTCTAATTTTAAAAACATATGGGCAAACCTTTTTTAATTGTTAATGGGAATGTTTAAACATTTCTAAAATCTTGGAGAGCAGCTGCCACTCCCCGCCCCGTTGCATCAGCGAATGATACTTGAGTTGAAT contains the following coding sequences:
- the LOC113711687 gene encoding serine/threonine-protein kinase STY46-like isoform X2, yielding MEDTESCSSRASESSPSPGRKRRLKVEVYHDVLQRLEESEVEEVSRPGFKDELWNHFTRLPLRYALDVNTERAQDVLVHKKLLHLAHDPNTRPAFEVRLVQVHPFSDGNADDSVHSSFTKSVQKYNHPCRLHPPPAFNLSSNSEFAQEANRAFIQHGDSSVSGHSHLYRPLHEVTISTNDKPKLLSRLTSLLSEVGLNIQEAHAFSTSDGYSLDVFVVDGWAYEGTDQLVKVLEKEIPKIEEYSGLNPEMLPSRVKLGHSKIALLPDEVNIPIDDSDVWEIDAKLLKFEHKIATGSNGDLYKGIFHGQDVAIKVLKAEHLTETVQREFAQEVYILRKVRHKNVVQFIGACTRPPLLCIVTEYMHGGSIYDLLHKQNGVLKLPAILKVAVDVARGMSYLHQNNVIHRDLKAANLLLDENEVVKIADFGVARVQVQSGVMTAETGTYRWMAPEVIEHKPYNHKADVFSFGIVLWELLTTKLPYEHMTPLQAAVGVVQKGLRPSIPRQTHPLVVELLERCWQQDPSSRPEFSEIVEILQDMANRVVQEERAPKRKSLGEPYQLMDVLG
- the LOC113711687 gene encoding serine/threonine-protein kinase STY46-like isoform X1 — its product is MHGGELPSQLDMEDTESCSSRASESSPSPGRKRRLKVEVYHDVLQRLEESEVEEVSRPGFKDELWNHFTRLPLRYALDVNTERAQDVLVHKKLLHLAHDPNTRPAFEVRLVQVHPFSDGNADDSVHSSFTKSVQKYNHPCRLHPPPAFNLSSNSEFAQEANRAFIQHGDSSVSGHSHLYRPLHEVTISTNDKPKLLSRLTSLLSEVGLNIQEAHAFSTSDGYSLDVFVVDGWAYEGTDQLVKVLEKEIPKIEEYSGLNPEMLPSRVKLGHSKIALLPDEVNIPIDDSDVWEIDAKLLKFEHKIATGSNGDLYKGIFHGQDVAIKVLKAEHLTETVQREFAQEVYILRKVRHKNVVQFIGACTRPPLLCIVTEYMHGGSIYDLLHKQNGVLKLPAILKVAVDVARGMSYLHQNNVIHRDLKAANLLLDENEVVKIADFGVARVQVQSGVMTAETGTYRWMAPEVIEHKPYNHKADVFSFGIVLWELLTTKLPYEHMTPLQAAVGVVQKGLRPSIPRQTHPLVVELLERCWQQDPSSRPEFSEIVEILQDMANRVVQEERAPKRKSLGEPYQLMDVLG
- the LOC113711687 gene encoding serine/threonine-protein kinase STY46-like isoform X3; amino-acid sequence: MHGGELPSQLDMEDTESCSSRASESSPSPGRKRRLKVEVYHDVLQRLEESEVEEVSRPGFKDELWNHFTRLPLRYALDVNTERAQDVLVHKKLLHLAHDPNTRPAFEVRLVQVHPFSDGNADDSVHSSFTKSVQKYNHPCRLHPPPAFNLSSNSEFAQEANRAFIQHGDSSVSGHSHLYRPLHEVTISTNDKPKLLSRLTSLLSEVGLNIQEAHAFSTSDGYSLDVFVVDGWAYEGTDQLVKVLEKEIPKIEEYSGLNPEMLPSRVKLGHSKIALLPDEVNIPIDDSDVWEIDAKLLKFEHKIATGSNGDLYKGIFHGQDVAIKVLKAEHLTETVQREFAQEVYILRKVRHKNVVQFIGACTRPPLLCIVTEYMHGGSIYDLLHKQNGVLKLPAILKVAVDVARGMSYLHQNNVIHRDLKAANLLLDENEVVKIADFGVARVQVQSGVMTAETGTYRWMAPEVIEHKPYNHKADVFSFGIVLWELLTTKLPYEHMTPLQAAVGVVQK